A single window of Vibrio sp. HB236076 DNA harbors:
- the phnC gene encoding phosphonate ABC transporter ATP-binding protein, whose protein sequence is MLNITNLKKRYKTGPWVLKNINVEVQQGEIVGLIGPSGAGKSTLIRCINRLIDPSEGSIVLNGADLASLNSQQIRAQRRHIGMIFQEYALVERLSVMENVLSGRLGYLPFWRSFLRRYPQQDIDNAFEYLDRVGLIDHANKRADELSGGQRQRVGIARALAQDPQLLLVDEPTASLDPKTSRQIMRLIQSLCREKGLPAIINIHDVPLAMQFMDRIIGLQGGEIVFDGAPNALTEDVLSRIYGDENWHGVKNDATEQEDTEQENTPSAAPNVSTLDTTAKPEEVRV, encoded by the coding sequence GTGTTAAACATCACCAATCTCAAGAAGCGCTACAAAACCGGCCCTTGGGTACTGAAAAACATCAACGTTGAAGTACAACAAGGCGAGATTGTCGGCCTTATTGGTCCAAGTGGCGCCGGCAAGTCGACACTCATTCGCTGTATTAACCGTTTAATTGACCCCAGTGAAGGCAGTATCGTGCTCAATGGTGCCGATTTAGCCTCGCTCAACAGCCAACAAATTCGCGCTCAGCGTCGTCACATTGGCATGATTTTCCAAGAGTATGCCCTAGTAGAAAGACTGAGCGTGATGGAGAACGTCTTGTCTGGCCGTTTGGGATACTTGCCTTTTTGGCGTTCTTTCTTGCGCCGTTACCCACAACAAGACATTGACAATGCGTTTGAATATTTAGACCGCGTCGGTTTGATTGACCATGCCAACAAACGCGCCGATGAGCTTTCTGGCGGCCAGCGTCAGCGCGTTGGGATCGCCCGCGCCTTGGCTCAAGATCCTCAGTTATTGCTGGTCGATGAGCCGACCGCGAGTCTCGATCCCAAAACCTCACGCCAAATCATGCGTTTAATCCAATCTTTGTGTCGCGAAAAAGGCTTGCCTGCAATCATTAATATCCACGATGTGCCTCTGGCGATGCAATTTATGGATCGCATTATCGGTTTACAAGGCGGCGAGATTGTCTTTGACGGCGCGCCAAATGCGTTGACAGAAGACGTGTTAAGCCGCATCTACGGCGATGAAAATTGGCATGGGGTTAAAAACGATGCCACCGAGCAAGAGGACACAGAGCAAGAGAACACGCCTTCTGCCGCCCCCAACGTCTCGACACTTGATACCACGGCGAAACCAGAAGAGGTAAGGGTCTGA
- the phnE gene encoding phosphonate ABC transporter, permease protein PhnE: MGQLDNRFEAQHKIWQGRTSRHTWLVWGGWFALMLLTSYCWVVMNEETIWYFIYDAPQQASDLIDRMFPPAWPYIHQLYQALWDTLNIATLGTLLGVILAFPVAFLAARNTTPSLLFVRPIALFIIAASRSINSLIWALLLVAILGPGILAGVIAIALRSIGFVAKLLYESIEEINTTSVEAIQATGASRFQVIDYAIIPQILPAFFSIAIFRWDINIRESTILGLVGAGGIGLFLSSSLNVLAWPQVTLIILVILATVVVSESLSAKVRDLLI, translated from the coding sequence ATGGGTCAGTTAGACAACCGCTTTGAAGCACAACACAAGATCTGGCAGGGGCGAACTTCTCGCCACACTTGGCTGGTTTGGGGAGGCTGGTTCGCCCTAATGTTACTGACCAGTTATTGCTGGGTGGTGATGAATGAAGAGACCATTTGGTACTTTATTTACGATGCGCCGCAGCAAGCTTCTGATTTGATTGATCGCATGTTCCCGCCGGCATGGCCTTATATCCACCAGCTTTACCAGGCGCTTTGGGACACGTTAAACATTGCCACATTAGGCACCTTACTCGGCGTGATATTGGCGTTTCCCGTGGCGTTTTTGGCCGCGCGTAATACCACCCCGTCACTGCTGTTTGTTCGCCCGATTGCGCTGTTTATTATCGCCGCGTCTCGTTCGATCAACTCCTTGATTTGGGCCTTGTTGTTGGTGGCGATTTTAGGGCCGGGTATTTTGGCCGGTGTGATTGCCATTGCCTTGCGCTCGATTGGTTTTGTCGCCAAATTGCTCTATGAAAGCATCGAAGAAATCAACACCACCAGCGTCGAAGCGATTCAGGCCACCGGTGCCTCGCGTTTTCAGGTTATCGATTACGCCATCATTCCGCAGATTTTACCGGCTTTTTTCAGCATTGCGATTTTCCGTTGGGACATCAATATTCGCGAGTCGACCATTTTGGGCTTAGTCGGTGCTGGTGGGATTGGCTTGTTCTTGTCATCGTCGTTAAACGTGCTCGCCTGGCCGCAGGTCACCTTGATCATCCTTGTCATTTTGGCCACCGTGGTGGTGTCGGAGTCTCTGTCTGCTAAGGTGCGCGATTTGCTCATCTAG
- the phnD gene encoding phosphate/phosphite/phosphonate ABC transporter substrate-binding protein has product MNMAQAETFQLDSRYQDNDHDMVADIPTDEDKLIDPSTLIFAYTPVEDPAVYADVWSEFLAHMEEVTGKKVKFFPVQSNAAQIEAMRAGRLHVAGFNTGSNPLAVACAGFRPFTMMAAKDGSFGYEMEIITYPGSGINTPADLKGKKLAFTSQTSNSGFKAPSAILKADFDLVPGRDFEAAFSGKHDNSILGVANKDYPAAAVANSVIHRMVARDVIKADQVQSIYKSQTFPTTGYGVAYNLKPELQEKIKQAFFTFNWEGSKLQQEFKKEGQFLPITFKEQWAVIRKIDAANGVSYTCK; this is encoded by the coding sequence ATGAATATGGCGCAAGCGGAAACATTCCAACTCGACAGCCGCTACCAAGACAACGACCACGACATGGTCGCTGATATTCCGACCGATGAAGATAAACTCATCGACCCAAGCACCTTAATTTTCGCCTACACGCCAGTAGAAGACCCAGCAGTGTATGCTGATGTCTGGTCTGAGTTTCTTGCTCACATGGAAGAGGTCACCGGTAAAAAAGTGAAATTTTTCCCTGTGCAATCTAACGCGGCACAAATCGAGGCCATGCGTGCCGGTCGCCTACACGTGGCAGGCTTTAATACCGGCTCTAACCCATTAGCGGTCGCTTGTGCTGGCTTTAGACCCTTCACCATGATGGCGGCAAAAGACGGCTCGTTTGGTTACGAAATGGAAATCATCACCTACCCAGGCTCTGGCATTAATACCCCAGCAGACCTCAAAGGCAAGAAGCTCGCCTTTACGTCGCAAACCTCAAACTCGGGTTTTAAAGCTCCTTCGGCCATTTTAAAAGCCGATTTTGACTTGGTCCCAGGTCGTGATTTTGAAGCGGCGTTTTCCGGCAAACACGACAACTCGATTCTCGGCGTGGCCAATAAAGATTACCCAGCCGCCGCGGTGGCCAACTCGGTCATTCACCGCATGGTGGCACGTGACGTGATCAAAGCTGACCAAGTTCAGTCAATTTACAAATCACAAACCTTCCCAACCACCGGCTACGGCGTGGCTTACAACCTCAAGCCTGAGTTGCAAGAGAAGATCAAACAAGCCTTCTTTACCTTTAACTGGGAAGGCAGCAAATTACAGCAAGAGTTCAAGAAAGAAGGTCAGTTTTTACCCATTACCTTTAAAGAACAATGGGCTGTCATTCGCAAAATCGATGCCGCCAACGGTGTCTCGTACACCTGTAAATAA
- the phnE gene encoding phosphonate ABC transporter, permease protein PhnE: MRTWQRPHYLVPDKRWRLALWALFALYLIVGLSSIEVNWARVYEGMERGSRFLQGFLYPDFSRRATDIYAGILESLTMTVTSTVAGILLSIPFGLGAARNISTRPIYLFCRAFIAVSRSMQEVIVAIFLVALFGFGAFAGFLTLTYATIGFLGKLLAEEIEGIDKKQLEAIRATGASWLQCFHMAIWPQVMPRMIGLSFYRFDINFRESAVIGIVGAGGIGATLNTAIDRYEYDSAGAILLLIILIVMACEYLSGWIRKWVS; encoded by the coding sequence ATGCGTACTTGGCAACGTCCTCATTATTTGGTCCCAGACAAGCGCTGGCGATTGGCGCTGTGGGCACTCTTTGCTCTCTACTTGATTGTCGGGCTGAGCAGTATCGAGGTCAACTGGGCGCGAGTCTACGAGGGAATGGAGCGCGGTTCGCGGTTCTTACAAGGCTTTTTGTACCCCGACTTTAGCCGACGCGCTACCGATATTTACGCGGGAATTTTAGAAAGCTTGACCATGACCGTCACCTCAACAGTGGCCGGTATCTTGCTGTCGATTCCGTTTGGATTGGGCGCCGCTCGCAATATTTCGACCCGACCAATCTATCTTTTTTGTCGCGCTTTTATCGCCGTGTCTCGCTCGATGCAGGAAGTGATCGTCGCCATCTTTTTGGTCGCCCTGTTTGGCTTTGGCGCGTTTGCCGGCTTTTTAACCCTCACTTACGCCACCATTGGTTTTTTGGGTAAGTTGCTGGCCGAAGAAATTGAAGGCATCGACAAAAAGCAGCTCGAAGCCATCCGCGCCACAGGAGCTTCGTGGCTTCAGTGTTTCCATATGGCAATTTGGCCGCAGGTGATGCCGCGTATGATCGGCTTGTCCTTCTATCGCTTTGACATCAACTTTCGCGAATCGGCCGTGATTGGCATTGTCGGCGCAGGCGGCATCGGCGCCACGTTAAATACCGCCATTGACCGCTATGAGTACGACTCCGCTGGCGCAATTTTACTTTTGATCATACTCATTGTTATGGCGTGTGAATACCTATCGGGATGGATTAGAAAATGGGTCAGTTAG
- a CDS encoding bifunctional aspartate kinase/homoserine dehydrogenase II: MIPARQLHKFGGSSLADPECFQRVVKLLADYSQAGDLIVVSAAGKTTNHLIGFLQGLESDGRLAHEALLAIRQWHTELIEHLLSGDVAQTLLALLYQDLEVLERYQAPLSAAQKAHAQGFGEVWSARLLSALLSEANLPAAMLDSRAFLRAERSAQPEVQQALSQPLLNTLLDGYDDERIVITGFMAQNQQGETVLLGRNGSDYSATVIGAMCEAHTVTIWSDVAGVYSADPRIVDDACLLPLLRLDEASELARLAAPVLHSRTLQPVAQSAMDLNLRCSYQAEAGSTRIERVLASGRGAKIVSSLDDVWIIQLRFANRDSSVDPDVALKPLRRAQLEPLTYEWQADQQCLRLAYTPEIAVGAMSVLQENAVEAEIKLKEGFSLVAAVGAGVTKNPYHSHAFFQQLKHAPVEFISESESALSLVAVLRKTPVSQLVIGLHRHLFSAHKRVAIALCGKGNIGSSWLSLFAEQQGELNKRYGIDFELVMIADSQRYWFDAKGLDSSSAIAEFSQHAVSHQQGDWVSQLGSLSEYDEAVVIDVTASQALSERYVEFAEQGLHLISANKVAGSACSEDYYRVQDAFEKIGRHWFYNATVGAGLPINHTVRDLKESGDQLIGLSGIFSGTLSWLFQQFDGSVPFSELVDLAWQQGLTEPDPRHDLDGSDVMRKLVILAREAGMAIEPEQVKVESLVPDALNHVSVDAFFDHPEALNALLEEKLEQAKRDDCVLRYVARLNKDGQATVGVEALASDDPLANLLPCDNIFAIESQWYKDNPLVIRGPGAGRLVTAGAIQSDLNRLASLL; this comes from the coding sequence ATGATCCCGGCGCGTCAATTACACAAATTTGGCGGCAGCAGTTTAGCCGACCCGGAGTGTTTTCAACGCGTGGTTAAACTGTTGGCGGACTATTCACAAGCCGGGGATCTGATCGTGGTCTCCGCCGCGGGGAAAACCACCAACCACTTAATTGGCTTTTTACAAGGCCTAGAAAGCGACGGCCGGTTAGCGCACGAAGCGTTATTAGCGATACGCCAATGGCATACCGAGTTGATCGAACACCTGCTGAGCGGCGATGTGGCGCAAACATTATTGGCGCTGTTGTATCAAGACCTTGAGGTGTTAGAGCGTTATCAAGCCCCGCTGAGTGCGGCGCAAAAGGCCCATGCTCAAGGCTTTGGCGAAGTGTGGTCTGCGCGTTTGTTGTCGGCGTTGCTTAGCGAAGCCAACTTGCCGGCGGCCATGCTTGACTCCCGGGCGTTCTTGCGCGCTGAGCGCAGTGCCCAGCCCGAGGTTCAACAGGCCCTTTCTCAACCGCTTCTCAACACCTTGCTCGACGGTTATGACGACGAACGCATTGTGATCACGGGCTTTATGGCGCAAAACCAGCAAGGGGAAACCGTGCTGCTTGGCCGCAATGGCTCCGATTATTCTGCCACTGTGATTGGCGCGATGTGCGAGGCACACACGGTCACTATCTGGAGTGATGTGGCCGGGGTATACAGCGCTGACCCACGCATTGTTGATGATGCCTGTCTACTGCCCTTGTTGCGCCTAGACGAAGCCAGTGAACTGGCGCGTTTGGCGGCTCCGGTGTTACACAGCCGCACGTTACAACCGGTGGCGCAAAGTGCGATGGATCTCAATTTGCGCTGCAGTTACCAGGCCGAAGCCGGCTCAACGCGCATTGAGCGAGTATTGGCCTCGGGACGCGGAGCGAAAATAGTCTCTTCCCTTGACGATGTGTGGATCATTCAGCTGCGCTTTGCCAATCGCGACAGCAGTGTCGACCCCGATGTGGCCTTAAAGCCACTGCGCCGTGCGCAACTTGAGCCATTGACCTACGAATGGCAAGCCGATCAGCAATGCCTGCGCTTGGCCTACACGCCAGAAATTGCCGTTGGGGCGATGAGTGTACTGCAAGAAAATGCCGTTGAAGCGGAAATCAAGCTCAAAGAAGGCTTTTCACTCGTCGCGGCCGTCGGGGCAGGGGTCACCAAAAACCCGTATCACAGTCACGCGTTTTTTCAGCAATTGAAACACGCGCCGGTGGAGTTTATCAGCGAGTCAGAATCGGCGCTGAGCTTGGTGGCGGTACTGAGAAAAACCCCGGTGTCTCAGTTAGTGATCGGCTTGCATCGCCACTTGTTTTCGGCCCACAAACGCGTGGCGATCGCCTTGTGTGGCAAAGGTAATATCGGTTCGAGTTGGCTGTCGCTGTTTGCCGAGCAGCAGGGCGAACTCAATAAGCGTTACGGGATTGATTTTGAATTGGTGATGATCGCCGACAGTCAGCGTTACTGGTTTGATGCCAAAGGGTTGGACTCGAGTTCAGCCATCGCGGAGTTCTCGCAACACGCGGTATCGCATCAGCAAGGCGACTGGGTGTCACAGCTGGGCAGTTTGTCGGAGTACGACGAAGCTGTGGTCATTGATGTCACGGCCAGCCAAGCCTTGTCGGAACGCTATGTCGAGTTTGCCGAGCAGGGGTTACACCTCATCTCGGCCAATAAAGTCGCCGGCTCGGCTTGCAGTGAAGACTACTACCGAGTGCAAGATGCGTTCGAGAAAATTGGCCGTCATTGGTTTTACAACGCCACGGTGGGCGCGGGATTGCCGATTAACCACACGGTGCGTGATCTCAAAGAAAGCGGCGATCAACTCATTGGCCTGTCGGGGATTTTTTCCGGTACTTTATCTTGGTTGTTTCAGCAGTTTGACGGCAGTGTACCGTTTAGCGAATTGGTCGATCTGGCTTGGCAACAAGGTTTGACCGAGCCTGATCCTCGTCACGATCTCGACGGCTCGGATGTGATGCGCAAACTGGTGATCTTAGCTCGCGAAGCCGGGATGGCCATCGAACCCGAGCAAGTCAAAGTCGAATCTTTAGTGCCTGACGCGCTCAATCACGTCTCTGTCGATGCGTTTTTTGATCATCCCGAAGCGCTAAACGCGTTACTTGAAGAGAAGCTCGAACAAGCCAAGCGCGATGACTGCGTATTGCGCTATGTGGCGCGGCTCAACAAAGACGGCCAAGCCACCGTCGGCGTCGAAGCTTTGGCAAGTGACGATCCTCTGGCTAACTTGTTGCCTTGTGATAATATTTTTGCCATTGAAAGCCAGTGGTATAAAGACAACCCGCTGGTGATTCGCGGGCCTGGCGCGGGCCGCTTAGTCACTGCCGGGGCGATTCAGTCTGATCTCAATCGCTTGGCGAGTTTGCTGTAA